One window of the Salvia splendens isolate huo1 chromosome 1, SspV2, whole genome shotgun sequence genome contains the following:
- the LOC121751626 gene encoding GATA transcription factor 15-like: MESSQKEEGLSTIGAEIEKYCSDCRTTTTPLWRSGPSGPKSLCNACGIRHRKKRAVAVAKNDVKKGKIGKTRNLMPLGKEVEVAEGRRSTAPAKRLRRPKEWGEVERAALLLMALSCGAVFA, translated from the exons ATGGAATCTAGCCAAAAG GAAGAGGGTTTGTCGACGATCGGAGCGGAGATCGAGAAATACTGCTCCGACTGCAGAACCACCACCACGCCGCTGTGGAGGAGCGGCCCTTCAGGCCCTAAG TCTCTGTGTAATGCTTGCGGGATCAGACACAGAAAGAAGCGGGCGGTGGCGGTGGCAAAGAACGATGTGAAGAAGGGGAAAATAGGGAAAACGAGGAACTTAATGCCTCTGGGGAAGGAAGTAGAGGTGGCGGAGGGGCGGAGGTCGACGGCGCCGGCGAAGAGGCTGAGGAGGCCGAAAGAGTGGGGTGAAGTTGAGAGGGCTGCCCTGCTTTTGATGGCTCTGTCTTGTGGTGCTGTCTTTGCCTAG
- the LOC121751618 gene encoding eukaryotic translation initiation factor 3 subunit G-like, whose protein sequence is MVREEQPNKLRWGELDEDDSEDLDFLLPPKQVIGPDESGIKKVIEYKFKDDGNKVKITTTTRIRKLANARLSKRAIERRSWPKFGDAVHEDVGSRLTMVSTEEILLERPRAPGTKADEAKSAGDPLAQMGKGGAVLMVCRTCGKKGDHWTSRCPYKDLAQPSETFVDKPPTETNPAAGVTKGAYVPPSMRGGVPERSGTDMRRRNEENSVRVTNLSEDTREPDLLELFRPFGSVSRVYVAIDQKTGTSRGFGFVNFVNREDAERAINKLNGYGYDNLILRVEWAAPRAN, encoded by the exons ATGGTGAGAGAGGAGCAACCCAACAAGCTGCGATGGGGCGAGCTGGACGAGGACGACAGCGAGGATTTGGATTTCTTGTTGCCGCCGAAGCAGGTTATCGGCCCCGACGAGAGCGGGATTAAGAAGGTTATTGAATACAAGTTCAAAGACGATGGAAACAAGGTCAAAATAACCACCACCACTCGCATCCGCAAGCTCGCCAACGCCCGCCTCAGCAAGCGCGCTATTGAGCGCCGCTCTTGGCCCAAGTTCGGCGATGCCGTGCACGAGGACGTCGGCAGCCGCCTCACCATGGTGTCCACGGAGGAGATCCTCCTTGAACGCCCCCGCGCCCCTG GTACAAAAGCAGATGAAGCTAAGTCTGCTGGGGATCCGTTAGCTCAAATGGGGAAAGGAGGAGCTGTGCTCATGGTATGTAGAACTTGCGGGAAGAAGGGTGACCATTGGACCTCAAGATGTCCATACAAGGATCTTGCTCAACCAAGTGAGACCTTTGTTGATAAGCCGCCAACTGAAACTAATCCCGCAGCTGGTGTTACAAAGGGAGCTTATGTTCCCCCTAGCATGAGAGGAGGTGTTCCCGAGAGGAGTGGTACTGACATGCGGCGCAGAAATGAGGAGAACTCAGTCAGGGTTACCAACCTTTCTGAAGACACAAGAGAGCCTGACTTGCTTGAGCTTTTCCGGCCATTTGGTTCAGTTAGCCGAGTTTATGTTGCTATTGATCAGAAAACTGGGACAAGCAGAGGTTTTGGTTTTGTCAATTTTGTCAACAGAGAAGATGCAGAGAGAGCCATCAACAAGCTTAATGGGTATGGATATGACAATCTCATCCTAAGAGTTGAATGGGCTGCTCCTCGGGCAAACTAG